From a region of the Spelaeicoccus albus genome:
- the speB gene encoding agmatinase has translation MSTSPRGPIDASKTPRFAGPATFARLPRLDQVDKADVKVIGVPFDTGVSYRPGARFGANHVRESSRLLRPYNPAQDVSPFENMQVADAGDVAVNPFNIGEAIETLQGAATDLTSDGAKLITIGGDHTIALPLLRAACERHGPVALLHFDAHLDTWDTYFGAEYTHGTPFRRAFEEGIIDTDALSHVGTRGPLYGRRDLDDDRRFGFGIVTSSDVYYQGVREVVAKLRDRIGSRPLYISIDVDVMDPAHAPGTGTPEAGGITSRELLEIVRGFDGLDIIGADIVEVAPAYDHAEITGIAAAHIGYDLVSLLARQHDRDNAPDAGKR, from the coding sequence ATGTCCACGAGCCCCAGAGGGCCGATCGACGCCTCGAAGACACCGCGTTTCGCCGGCCCGGCCACGTTTGCCCGGTTGCCGCGTCTGGACCAGGTCGACAAGGCCGACGTCAAGGTCATCGGCGTTCCGTTCGACACCGGCGTCTCCTACCGCCCCGGCGCACGGTTCGGCGCCAATCACGTGCGCGAGTCGTCCCGGCTGCTGCGCCCGTACAACCCCGCCCAGGACGTCTCCCCGTTCGAGAACATGCAAGTGGCGGACGCCGGCGACGTCGCCGTCAACCCGTTCAATATCGGCGAGGCAATCGAAACGCTGCAGGGGGCCGCTACCGATCTGACGTCGGACGGCGCGAAGCTCATCACGATCGGCGGCGACCACACGATCGCGCTTCCGTTGCTGCGTGCAGCCTGCGAGCGCCACGGCCCGGTCGCGCTTTTGCACTTCGACGCGCACCTCGACACCTGGGACACCTACTTCGGCGCCGAATACACGCACGGCACCCCGTTCCGCCGCGCCTTCGAGGAAGGCATCATCGACACCGACGCCCTCAGCCACGTCGGCACCCGCGGACCTCTTTACGGACGTCGCGATCTGGACGACGACCGTCGGTTCGGCTTCGGCATCGTCACGTCGTCCGACGTCTACTACCAGGGCGTACGCGAGGTGGTGGCCAAGCTGCGCGACCGCATTGGCTCCCGTCCGCTCTACATCTCCATCGACGTCGACGTCATGGACCCGGCGCACGCGCCCGGCACCGGCACTCCGGAGGCCGGCGGGATCACGAGCCGCGAGCTGCTCGAAATCGTGCGCGGTTTCGACGGGCTGGACATCATCGGCGCCGATATCGTCGAGGTGGCGCCGGCATACGACCACGCCGAGATCACCGGAATCGCGGCTGCCCATATCGGGTACGATCTCGTGTCGTTGCTTGCCCGCCAGCACGACCGCGACAACGCGCCGGACGCCGGCAAACGCTAA